A part of Liolophura sinensis isolate JHLJ2023 chromosome 1, CUHK_Ljap_v2, whole genome shotgun sequence genomic DNA contains:
- the LOC135479203 gene encoding 3-hydroxyisobutyrate dehydrogenase, mitochondrial-like has product MAALKRTTALLLGSRCQKILSASRSFSSSPPSQSNQPPVGFIGLGNMGNHMARNLMKNGYPLVVFDVVDEVLNTLKSVGATVAGSPADVAAQATTIVTMLPSSPHVKEVYTGDSGILNSIQIGTLLLDSSTIDPQASKDVADLAKSKGAVYMDAPVSGGVNAARDAGLTFMVGGPQPSFDDAKKILSLLGKNIVYCGEVGTGQAAKICNNMLLAISMIGTAEAMNLGMRLGLDPKLLAGILNTSSGRCWSSEVYNPVPGVLPGVPSSNGYEGGFGTALMTKDLGLAQSAALNTQSLNPLGSMALQLYRLMCSSGYAEKDFSVAFQFLQQKNKS; this is encoded by the exons ATGGCAGCGCTGAAAAGAACAACCGCTTTGCTCCTTGGTTCAAGATGTCAGAAGATACTTTCTGCTTCGAGAAGTTTCTCTT cttCTCCGCCATCACAA TCCAATCAGCCCCCAGTGGGTTTCATCGGCCTGGGGAACATGGGTAACCATATGGCTCGCAATCTGATGAAGAATGGTTATCCTTTGGTGGTGTTTGATGTGGTGGATGAAGTCCTCAATACGCTCAAATCTGTGG GTGCAACAGTGGCTGGATCTCCAGCAGATGTGGCCGCTCAGGCTACGACGATAGTAACCATGTTGCCGTCCAGTCCTCATGTGAAGGAAGTGTACACAGGTGACAGTGGAATCCTGAA CTCCATACAGATTGGCACCCTTCTCCTGGACAGCAGCACAATTGACCCTCAGGCTTCCAAAGATGTGGCCGATTTGGCAAAGTCCAAGGGAGCAGTCTATATGGATGCTCCCGTCTCTGGAG GTGTGAATGCTGCACGTGATGCTGGGTTAACATTTATGGTGGGCGGACCACAGCCAAGCTTTGATGACGCTAAGAAGATACTGAGTCTCTTGGGGAAAAACATTGTCTATTGTGGAGAAGTTGGCACTGGTCAG GCTGCCAAGATCTGTAACAACATGTTGCTGGCTATCTCAATGATTGGTACTGCTGAGGCCATGAACCTGGGAATGAG ATTGGGCCTCGACCCGAAGTTGCTGGCTGGGATACTGAACACAAGCTCTGGCCGATGCTGGTCCAGTGAGGTCTATAACCCTGTGCCCGGGGTCCTGCCTGGGGTCCCCTCCAGTAATGGCTATGAGGGTGGCTTTGGGACAGCGCTCATGACAAAG GACCTTGGGTTAGCTCAGAGTGCTGCCCTCAATACCCAATCCCTGAACCCGCTAGGCTCCATGGCGCTCCAGTTGTACAGGTTGATGTGCAGCTCAGGTTATGCAGAGAAGGATTTCTCTGTGGCCTTTCAGTTTCTGCAGCAAAAGAACAAATCAtga